The following are encoded in a window of Deltaproteobacteria bacterium genomic DNA:
- a CDS encoding AgmX/PglI C-terminal domain-containing protein — translation MNFIETHRYLRVFTALLFGSSLLLASSVSAKLPHEKTPRVSLESLGIDTKQSLIKWQGKPEVVNFSSEGCIAKSKIQRVLGRVKSQVIHCYGRFSAKGTKTPTKVTADIGIGADGSTFQVSTSASAKASKEVATCVERIIKRMRFPRCRDDEDTFSVWTYEYKKPKTANL, via the coding sequence ATGAATTTTATTGAAACACATAGGTATTTACGCGTCTTCACCGCATTGTTGTTCGGAAGCTCACTCTTGCTTGCAAGCTCCGTATCCGCAAAGCTACCTCATGAAAAGACACCTCGAGTGTCTCTTGAGTCTCTAGGCATCGACACCAAGCAAAGCCTGATTAAGTGGCAAGGCAAACCCGAAGTGGTGAACTTTTCCTCGGAGGGCTGCATCGCAAAATCTAAGATTCAGCGGGTTTTGGGACGGGTCAAAAGCCAGGTTATTCATTGCTATGGCCGCTTCAGTGCCAAAGGCACCAAAACACCAACCAAGGTCACTGCAGATATTGGAATTGGCGCCGACGGCAGCACATTTCAAGTCAGCACATCGGCCAGCGCCAAGGCCTCAAAAGAAGTCGCAACTTGCGTGGAGCGTATCATCAAAAGGATGAGATTTCCGCGCTGCCGGGACGATGAGGACACCTTCTCCGTGTGGACTTACGAATACAAGAAGCCCAAAACAGCCAACCTCTAA
- the ltaE gene encoding low-specificity L-threonine aldolase: MSIVDLRSDTVTRPTAAMKQAIVDAPLGDDVFGDDPTVVALQEKAAELLGKEAALFVPTGTMANQVCIRAHTEPGDEIICSADSHIYLYEGAGFAALSGVSVACVQGEAGILSADGVRAAVRAEGSLSHYPVTSLVCLENTANRGGGSTYRMETILEIAEVAKEKKLKLHLDGARMFNAVVASGISAKEMVAPFDSISFCLSKGLGCPVGSLIVGSQAFIDRCHRFRKMFGGGMRQAGVLAAAGLYALENHIERMADDHRRARALAEAIGAIEGIEVSLESVKTNMVYIDISGTGHDAATVVDKLNAQEVALTAVSEHKLRAVTHLDVDDAGIHQAVAAFNNL; the protein is encoded by the coding sequence ATGTCTATCGTTGATTTGCGTTCCGACACTGTTACCCGACCAACCGCTGCCATGAAGCAAGCCATTGTTGATGCACCTCTGGGCGATGATGTGTTTGGAGATGACCCAACCGTTGTTGCTCTTCAGGAAAAGGCCGCCGAGCTGCTTGGCAAAGAGGCTGCTCTTTTTGTTCCCACGGGAACCATGGCCAACCAGGTTTGTATCCGAGCCCACACTGAGCCTGGCGATGAAATCATCTGCAGCGCAGATTCCCACATCTATCTTTATGAAGGCGCAGGCTTTGCAGCGCTCTCCGGGGTATCTGTAGCATGTGTGCAAGGTGAAGCGGGTATCTTAAGCGCCGACGGTGTACGAGCCGCGGTTCGCGCCGAAGGTAGCCTTTCTCACTATCCGGTGACGAGCTTGGTGTGCTTGGAAAATACGGCAAACCGGGGCGGCGGAAGTACCTATCGTATGGAAACGATTCTGGAGATTGCTGAAGTTGCCAAGGAAAAGAAACTCAAGTTGCACCTCGATGGCGCGCGTATGTTTAATGCGGTGGTCGCCAGCGGTATTTCAGCAAAAGAGATGGTTGCGCCTTTTGACAGCATTTCATTTTGTTTGAGCAAGGGTCTGGGTTGCCCGGTGGGAAGCCTGATTGTGGGCTCTCAAGCCTTTATCGACAGGTGTCACCGCTTCCGAAAGATGTTTGGCGGGGGTATGCGTCAGGCGGGTGTTTTGGCTGCAGCTGGCCTTTATGCGCTCGAGAATCACATTGAACGTATGGCCGATGACCACCGACGGGCCCGCGCTCTAGCGGAGGCTATTGGTGCGATTGAAGGCATTGAAGTCTCTTTGGAGTCGGTGAAAACCAACATGGTTTACATCGATATCTCCGGGACTGGCCACGATGCTGCCACAGTGGTGGATAAGCTCAACGCTCAAGAGGTGGCTCTGACCGCAGTGAGTGAGCACAAGCTTAGAGCCGTCACGCATTTAGATGTAGACGATGCCGGTATTCACCAGGCAGTCGCAGCTTTTAATAATCTGTAG